In Sediminispirochaeta bajacaliforniensis DSM 16054, one DNA window encodes the following:
- a CDS encoding S1C family serine protease, with the protein MNYDAAKRASVLIFLFVSTIAYIGCSSGPEPRGESKPLSEVTYQGIEDAFEAGRYEEVIQEVQLLDPASQPQEGEHENLDWFFTRSVEGLVDSYHKAVDSNDYYLALSLGRSLAALHILHPEIDIDLLDERELALRKLEEAGDDSPVPFLNRFLFEEIDDLSDAQIEEIAALSVAEANGSVAARIAGELQNRGKTLDSSLSSFINGRKRSPEEQLPAVATVWVNRGMTITGGVGLPDRVIGSGFFIDRRGYLITNYHVIASEVDPSYEGYSRLYVKFSDDSDTRIPARVVGYSKTFDLALLKTEREPKQLLSFSPDKTIHVGEKIFAIGSPGGLENTLTAGIVSSTGRKFLQLGDVFQVDVPINHGNSGGPLLNASGELIGIVFAGIEQFEGINFAIPSEWALLLLEKLYKGGDTPLPSIGFAVRETQEGLSVIYVAPGSPAENVGIRYGDLLTEFDGTKVNKLIQVHPLLINHAPGELVATRWLRDGQERSLLIRMEKRKPTPFLPLAKIDRPEDLFPPLFGMRVELIGGGLFSDRYQVQEVFSGSSADETGFSPLDPFTLQKWQVIDDPGVVVAVLRIKKRKAGFLESGVQMASYLETTNFL; encoded by the coding sequence GTGAATTACGATGCAGCGAAGCGAGCCTCTGTTCTGATTTTTCTTTTTGTTTCCACGATTGCATATATCGGTTGTAGTTCCGGCCCGGAGCCTCGTGGAGAGAGTAAGCCTCTTTCAGAGGTAACCTATCAAGGCATTGAAGATGCCTTTGAGGCGGGACGTTATGAAGAGGTGATTCAGGAAGTCCAGCTTCTCGATCCCGCCTCGCAGCCGCAGGAGGGCGAACATGAAAACCTCGACTGGTTCTTTACGCGGTCCGTCGAGGGGCTCGTCGATAGTTACCATAAGGCTGTCGATTCCAATGATTACTACCTTGCTCTTTCTCTGGGAAGGAGCCTTGCGGCCCTCCATATACTCCATCCCGAGATAGATATTGATCTTCTGGACGAAAGAGAGCTGGCTCTTCGAAAGCTTGAGGAGGCGGGGGATGATTCTCCTGTTCCCTTTCTTAATCGATTCCTTTTTGAAGAGATCGACGACCTTTCGGATGCGCAGATAGAGGAGATAGCTGCGCTCTCGGTGGCCGAAGCAAACGGTTCGGTTGCGGCCCGTATAGCCGGGGAGCTTCAGAATCGGGGAAAAACGCTTGATTCCTCACTTAGTTCCTTTATTAATGGAAGGAAACGCAGCCCCGAAGAACAGCTTCCTGCCGTGGCCACCGTATGGGTCAATCGGGGGATGACCATCACCGGCGGTGTCGGTTTACCGGACAGGGTCATCGGTTCCGGTTTTTTTATCGACAGACGTGGGTATCTGATAACAAACTACCATGTCATTGCCAGCGAGGTGGACCCCAGCTACGAAGGGTACAGTCGCCTGTATGTGAAATTTTCCGATGATAGTGACACAAGAATTCCCGCTCGTGTTGTTGGCTACAGCAAAACCTTTGACCTTGCGCTTCTTAAAACCGAAAGAGAACCAAAACAGCTTCTTTCTTTTAGCCCCGATAAAACGATCCACGTCGGAGAGAAAATTTTTGCCATCGGCTCTCCTGGAGGGCTTGAGAATACCCTGACCGCCGGCATTGTTTCTTCAACGGGAAGAAAATTCCTTCAACTTGGTGATGTCTTTCAGGTCGATGTTCCTATCAATCATGGAAACAGCGGTGGTCCTTTGCTTAATGCAAGCGGGGAGTTGATCGGGATCGTTTTTGCGGGAATAGAACAGTTTGAAGGGATCAATTTTGCCATCCCCTCGGAATGGGCACTTTTGTTGTTGGAAAAATTATATAAAGGTGGTGATACCCCTCTCCCCTCCATCGGTTTTGCCGTGAGGGAAACCCAGGAAGGCCTCAGCGTTATTTATGTCGCACCCGGTTCTCCTGCGGAAAATGTCGGTATTCGGTACGGAGATCTGTTGACGGAGTTTGATGGTACGAAGGTGAACAAGTTAATTCAGGTCCATCCTCTGCTGATCAATCATGCTCCCGGTGAGCTCGTTGCCACTCGCTGGCTGAGAGATGGACAGGAACGATCTCTTCTTATTCGAATGGAAAAACGAAAACCGACACCATTTCTGCCCCTTGCCAAAATCGATCGCCCCGAGGACCTTTTCCCTCCGCTGTTCGGTATGCGAGTTGAACTTATCGGTGGCGGTCTCTTCTCCGATCGTTATCAGGTGCAGGAGGTCTTTTCCGGATCGAGTGCGGATGAGACGGGGTTTTCTCCCCTTGATCCTTTTACCCTCCAGAAATGGCAGGTCATCGATGATCCTGGTGTTGTTGTTGCCGTATTGAGGATAAAAAAAAGAAAGGCGGGCTTTCTCGAGAGCGGGGTGCAGATGGCATCTTATCTCGAGACTACAAATTTTCTCTAA
- a CDS encoding STAS domain-containing protein: MNEQNDSSVVVALGAKATIEQVSSLADEIRAKLKQTDTLLFQVEQVEQIDLSVIQLMYATKRQADKEGKTFQFTGTASQAFLDTLVDAGFLNEPVDDLSVLHRSLIDFD, translated from the coding sequence GTGAACGAACAGAATGATTCCTCTGTGGTCGTGGCCTTAGGGGCAAAAGCAACAATAGAGCAGGTTTCCTCTCTTGCCGATGAAATTCGGGCAAAGCTAAAACAAACCGATACGCTTCTCTTTCAGGTCGAGCAGGTCGAGCAGATTGACTTGTCGGTGATCCAGCTCATGTACGCGACAAAACGGCAGGCCGATAAAGAGGGAAAGACATTTCAGTTTACCGGCACGGCTTCTCAGGCTTTCTTGGATACCTTGGTTGATGCCGGATTCCTTAATGAGCCGGTAGACGATCTTAGCGTATTACACCGTTCACTGATTGATTTTGACTGA
- a CDS encoding chemotaxis protein CheA — protein MDNFKETFREEAFELLASLESDLLELESSPDDKELVSSVFRVMHTIKGSSAMFGFDAISEFTHEVESFFDKVRNGELHIDRQIIDATLSARDLIREMLEEEGDSNERKEECEAVLQTFRTLAQQAKGEESSDVETEGEAEEAVSEMEKEESNQEEVTYRIRFVPPSYLFKSGTNPILLLRELRELGDCTIIPRLDSIEGLKKFDPESCFCSWEIILTTKADINAIRDIFIFIESDSTIQIDTIESFSDMIENSPSRRLGDILLERGVISEETLKEALGKQKRLGEVLVETKAVSRGDISAALQEQEHGKRVQEKRSATLGKAGMSIRVASDKLDSLVDLVGELVTVQARISQLAAQENDASGHLRLVSEQLERLVEELRDNTMSLRMVPIGTTFSKFRRLVRDLSLELGKKVELQAEGAETELDKTVIEQLGDPLVHLIRNCIDHGIEMPEVRSSCGKPEVGKVLLSARHVGATVQISIEDDGGGLDRAAILAKGVERGLLSPDGKLSDEDIFQTIFLPGFSTAKKITAVSGRGVGMDVVKQQIEALRGSVLIWSEAGKGTRITISLPLTLAIVDGLLVRVGEEFFVVPLSVVEACVELDENAAEERGRRRLLEFREKLLPYVRLDDLFDLPSDDTPLRQVVVTELDFTRFGIVVDEVIGDHQTVIKSLGPLYQRVEGVSGATILGDGRVALILDILQLAKISAAVAG, from the coding sequence ATGGATAATTTCAAAGAAACTTTTCGTGAAGAGGCTTTCGAACTTCTGGCGTCTTTGGAAAGCGATCTTCTCGAATTGGAGTCGAGCCCCGATGATAAGGAGCTTGTGTCGTCGGTCTTTCGTGTGATGCATACGATAAAAGGATCTTCGGCCATGTTCGGCTTCGATGCGATTTCGGAATTTACCCATGAAGTGGAATCTTTTTTTGATAAAGTACGAAACGGCGAATTACACATCGATCGGCAGATAATCGATGCCACTCTTTCGGCAAGGGATCTTATCCGGGAAATGCTGGAAGAGGAAGGGGATTCTAACGAACGAAAAGAGGAGTGTGAAGCGGTTCTTCAGACCTTTCGGACGCTTGCGCAGCAGGCGAAGGGAGAGGAATCTTCTGATGTGGAAACAGAGGGTGAGGCTGAAGAAGCGGTTTCCGAAATGGAAAAGGAGGAATCGAATCAGGAAGAGGTGACGTACCGAATTCGTTTTGTTCCACCTTCTTATCTTTTTAAATCGGGAACTAATCCCATACTGCTTTTGCGTGAGCTTCGGGAACTCGGTGATTGCACGATCATTCCCCGCCTTGATTCTATCGAAGGATTGAAGAAGTTCGATCCCGAATCCTGTTTTTGCAGCTGGGAAATCATCTTAACAACAAAAGCCGATATCAACGCCATACGCGATATCTTTATTTTCATCGAATCGGATTCGACGATTCAAATCGATACCATTGAAAGTTTCAGCGATATGATTGAAAACTCTCCGTCAAGGCGACTGGGAGATATTCTTCTCGAACGCGGAGTGATCAGTGAAGAGACCTTGAAGGAGGCTCTCGGAAAGCAGAAACGTCTTGGAGAAGTGCTTGTCGAAACAAAGGCTGTTTCCCGTGGCGATATTTCGGCTGCCTTGCAGGAACAGGAGCATGGCAAGCGTGTCCAGGAAAAAAGAAGTGCAACCCTCGGAAAAGCGGGAATGTCGATAAGAGTTGCAAGCGATAAACTCGATTCTCTGGTGGATCTCGTCGGAGAACTTGTTACCGTTCAGGCCAGAATCAGCCAACTGGCTGCTCAGGAGAATGACGCATCCGGCCATCTGCGCCTTGTCTCCGAGCAACTTGAGCGGTTGGTTGAAGAGCTTCGGGATAATACCATGAGCCTCAGAATGGTTCCTATCGGTACCACCTTCAGCAAATTTCGTCGTTTGGTCAGAGATCTTTCCCTGGAATTGGGGAAAAAGGTTGAATTACAGGCAGAGGGGGCCGAAACCGAGCTCGATAAGACGGTTATCGAACAGCTGGGTGATCCCCTTGTCCATCTGATCCGTAACTGTATTGATCACGGTATCGAAATGCCTGAGGTCCGTTCTTCCTGCGGTAAGCCTGAGGTTGGAAAGGTTCTCCTTTCGGCCCGGCATGTGGGAGCCACGGTCCAGATTTCCATCGAAGACGACGGTGGAGGGCTTGATCGTGCTGCAATATTGGCGAAGGGCGTCGAACGCGGGCTCCTTTCACCCGACGGAAAGCTGAGTGACGAGGATATTTTCCAGACGATATTCCTTCCCGGATTTTCCACTGCAAAGAAGATCACCGCCGTTTCCGGACGCGGGGTGGGGATGGATGTTGTTAAACAGCAAATTGAGGCCCTGCGGGGCTCCGTCTTGATTTGGAGTGAAGCGGGAAAAGGCACCCGAATTACTATTTCGTTGCCGCTTACCCTCGCCATTGTAGATGGATTGCTTGTCCGGGTGGGTGAAGAGTTTTTTGTTGTACCCCTTTCTGTGGTTGAGGCGTGTGTTGAGCTGGATGAAAACGCAGCAGAGGAACGCGGTAGGCGGCGGCTTCTTGAATTCCGTGAAAAACTGCTCCCCTATGTTCGCTTGGATGATCTTTTCGATCTTCCTAGTGATGATACCCCTCTTCGGCAGGTTGTTGTGACCGAGCTCGATTTTACCAGATTCGGTATTGTCGTTGATGAAGTCATCGGGGACCATCAGACGGTGATAAAGAGCCTGGGTCCGCTCTATCAACGCGTGGAAGGGGTTTCCGGAGCAACTATTCTCGGTGATGGAAGGGTGGCTCTCATTCTTGACATTCTGCAGCTTGCAAAGATTTCTGCTGCCGTTGCCGGATGA
- a CDS encoding CheR family methyltransferase — MDYSKTFKKRDLRDEEFKRLSSYIETNLGIRMPPAKKVMLESRLQKRLKHLGLNNFSEYVEYLFSKDGQELEIPAMIDVVTTNKTDFFREPAHFDYLREKVFPHLHMKQNGKPIMLWSAACSTGEEPYTLALEGSKFREQHPGFDFRIYATDISGEVLTKARSGIYLKDRLDPIPKEFVRKYFTRSKDPAQNLVRVKPELRALVSFLRLNLMDPVLPFRDMFDVVFCRNVMIYFDRDRQKFLLEKIARSMKPNGFLFLGHSETLTGMDVPFASVAATIYRRI; from the coding sequence ATGGATTATAGCAAAACCTTCAAAAAGCGCGATTTGCGCGATGAAGAGTTTAAGCGTTTAAGTTCCTACATCGAAACGAACCTTGGTATCAGAATGCCTCCTGCTAAAAAGGTGATGCTGGAAAGTCGCCTGCAAAAGCGATTAAAACATCTTGGACTCAATAATTTTTCCGAATATGTTGAATACCTTTTTAGCAAAGATGGACAAGAACTTGAGATCCCCGCCATGATTGACGTGGTTACGACCAACAAGACCGATTTTTTTCGTGAGCCGGCCCACTTTGATTATTTGCGGGAGAAGGTTTTTCCTCATTTGCACATGAAGCAGAACGGCAAACCGATAATGTTATGGTCGGCTGCATGTTCCACTGGGGAAGAACCTTACACCCTTGCCCTTGAAGGTTCGAAATTCCGGGAGCAGCACCCCGGCTTTGATTTTCGTATTTACGCTACAGATATCTCGGGAGAGGTCCTTACGAAGGCGCGTTCCGGAATATATCTTAAAGATCGGTTGGATCCGATACCGAAAGAGTTCGTCCGGAAATACTTTACGAGGAGTAAGGACCCTGCACAGAATTTAGTTCGGGTAAAACCGGAATTGCGGGCTTTGGTCTCGTTTCTTCGCCTGAATCTTATGGATCCCGTTTTACCCTTCAGGGATATGTTTGATGTCGTGTTTTGCAGGAATGTTATGATCTATTTCGATCGTGATCGACAGAAATTTTTGCTGGAAAAGATAGCACGTTCGATGAAGCCCAATGGGTTCTTATTTCTTGGTCATTCCGAAACCTTAACGGGGATGGATGTTCCCTTTGCATCTGTTGCGGCTACCATATATCGTCGTATTTAG
- a CDS encoding protein-glutamate methylesterase/protein-glutamine glutaminase, producing the protein MEEKKLTVMIVDDSAVVRQTMKDIISSDPMLEVAATAADPLIAAKKLESFIPDVIVLDIEMPRMDGLTFLRRLMNAHPVPVVICSSKTEDGSQNAIHALEYGAVEIIQKPKMGTKQFLEESKVTICDAVKAAAYTKVEKKPVLITQRTVQPKLTADAVLSKGTAPLTIDTTDKVVVIGASTGGTEALREFIEQLPVDAPGIAIVQHMPEHFTAAFAKRLDGLARVTVKEAANNDSVLRGHVLIAPGNRHMLLKRSGARYYVEVREGPLVSRHRPSVDVLFRSAARYAGKNAIGVIMTGMGDDGARGMAEMHESGSFTIAQDEKSCVVFGMPNEAIKRGGVDEVLSLDRIAGRVLEKGQRG; encoded by the coding sequence GTGGAAGAAAAGAAACTCACAGTCATGATTGTTGACGATTCGGCGGTCGTTCGTCAGACTATGAAAGATATCATCTCATCGGATCCTATGTTGGAGGTTGCCGCAACAGCGGCCGATCCTCTTATTGCCGCGAAGAAGCTTGAGAGCTTCATTCCTGATGTTATTGTCCTTGATATCGAGATGCCGCGTATGGATGGTCTGACATTTCTCCGCCGGCTGATGAACGCTCATCCCGTCCCTGTGGTAATCTGTTCCAGTAAGACCGAAGACGGTAGCCAGAATGCGATCCATGCGCTTGAGTACGGTGCGGTTGAAATCATTCAAAAACCGAAGATGGGAACAAAACAGTTTCTTGAAGAATCGAAGGTAACGATCTGTGACGCAGTAAAAGCCGCTGCGTATACCAAGGTGGAAAAGAAGCCGGTACTCATTACGCAGAGAACGGTACAACCAAAACTGACAGCAGATGCGGTGCTTTCGAAGGGCACCGCACCTTTGACAATTGATACCACGGATAAGGTCGTTGTGATCGGCGCATCGACAGGAGGTACCGAAGCCCTTCGGGAGTTTATCGAGCAGCTTCCTGTAGACGCCCCCGGTATTGCGATTGTTCAACACATGCCCGAGCATTTTACCGCTGCTTTTGCAAAAAGACTGGACGGACTTGCACGTGTTACGGTGAAAGAAGCGGCAAATAATGATTCCGTACTTCGTGGACATGTGCTGATTGCCCCAGGTAATCGTCATATGCTTCTCAAACGGAGTGGGGCACGCTATTATGTAGAGGTTCGGGAAGGTCCACTCGTGAGTAGACATAGACCCTCTGTGGATGTCCTGTTTCGCTCTGCAGCACGCTATGCAGGCAAAAACGCCATAGGTGTCATTATGACAGGGATGGGCGATGATGGGGCCCGTGGGATGGCTGAGATGCATGAGTCCGGCTCTTTTACCATTGCGCAGGATGAGAAAAGTTGTGTCGTATTTGGAATGCCGAACGAGGCGATTAAACGTGGAGGAGTTGACGAAGTCCTTTCTCTCGATCGGATAGCCGGTAGAGTTCTTGAGAAGGGCCAGAGAGGATAG
- a CDS encoding PAS domain S-box protein, with protein sequence MKDSERKPLILVVEDEQVVAIDISRTLRGLGYDVCQPVASGEKALQMLKSVEPDLILLDIRLEGELDGIETAKVIRRDYQIPYIYLSTFSDEQTLGRAKKTEPYGYITKSSHRNDLHSMIEMALYRSKMERRIRENEEILSVTLKSISDAVIGTSLDGSIISWNSGAETIFGYKAEAVRGMNISILTPPFYPNEMPEILDSIWNGSEVDHYETIRQKKNGTIINVSVKVSPIRNHQNRISGASIIARDITTRKHLEREILEISEKERKRIGQDLHDSLGQKLTGISLQIKALENRLRQSLPNEAENAASIAALVNDTIMQTRNLAKNLLTVTLQTQGLSVALQELASYCEELYGIPIDCKTALKEEIADSALAGQLYHIAQEAVTNAIRHANADFIEIMLHDDDSEIILEVKDNGNGAVLGRQGGIGLKIMEFRSSMIAGRLSIYGEPEKGSSITCRVPKIGSVGGT encoded by the coding sequence ATGAAAGATTCGGAAAGAAAACCGCTTATCCTTGTCGTCGAGGATGAGCAAGTTGTTGCGATAGATATAAGCAGAACGTTACGAGGGCTTGGATACGATGTCTGTCAGCCTGTGGCATCGGGAGAAAAAGCCCTTCAGATGTTGAAGAGTGTCGAACCGGATCTTATTCTGCTGGATATTCGTCTGGAAGGTGAGCTTGACGGCATCGAGACGGCCAAAGTGATTCGCCGCGATTATCAAATCCCGTATATCTACCTTTCAACTTTTTCCGACGAACAAACCCTCGGCAGGGCGAAAAAAACCGAGCCATACGGCTATATCACCAAAAGCAGCCACCGAAACGATCTCCATTCTATGATTGAGATGGCCCTTTATCGCTCAAAGATGGAACGAAGGATACGTGAGAACGAAGAGATCCTTTCCGTGACCCTCAAGAGTATCAGTGATGCTGTTATCGGGACTAGTCTGGATGGATCCATCATCAGCTGGAATAGTGGAGCCGAGACGATTTTCGGCTATAAAGCGGAAGCTGTGAGAGGAATGAATATTTCCATCCTCACTCCGCCCTTTTACCCGAATGAGATGCCGGAGATTCTTGATTCCATTTGGAACGGCAGTGAAGTCGACCATTACGAGACGATACGGCAGAAAAAGAATGGTACCATTATTAATGTTTCTGTCAAGGTTTCTCCCATTCGTAACCATCAGAACCGGATAAGTGGTGCTTCCATCATTGCTCGCGACATAACCACCCGTAAGCATTTGGAAAGAGAGATCCTGGAAATCAGCGAAAAAGAGCGGAAACGGATCGGTCAGGACCTTCACGACAGCCTTGGTCAGAAACTGACCGGTATAAGTCTGCAGATTAAGGCCCTTGAAAACCGTCTCCGCCAGTCGCTTCCGAATGAGGCGGAGAATGCCGCCTCTATTGCGGCTCTGGTAAATGACACCATCATGCAGACGAGAAACCTTGCAAAGAATCTGCTTACCGTTACTCTGCAGACGCAGGGGCTTTCCGTAGCCCTCCAGGAGCTTGCAAGCTATTGTGAGGAGCTTTACGGCATCCCTATCGATTGTAAAACCGCACTCAAGGAAGAAATCGCCGATTCGGCCCTTGCCGGTCAACTCTATCATATTGCTCAGGAGGCGGTTACCAATGCCATTCGGCATGCCAACGCAGACTTCATTGAGATTATGCTTCACGATGATGATTCGGAAATTATCCTTGAGGTAAAAGATAACGGAAATGGCGCCGTCCTCGGCAGGCAAGGAGGAATCGGCTTGAAAATCATGGAGTTTCGTTCCAGTATGATAGCTGGTAGGCTGAGTATTTACGGTGAACCCGAAAAGGGAAGCAGTATTACCTGCCGAGTTCCAAAAATCGGTTCAGTAGGCGGGACATGA
- a CDS encoding response regulator has product MKKRIVVVDDHPIVRQGFVLLINQEADLEVVGQAEDPSAALTIISATKPDLVLVDLSLKNGDGLEMIKDLSRLYPELLMLAVSLHDENVYAERALRAGAKGYIMKSEATDSVMIAIRQVLSGGFFLSAKMNERLLTRLTTAGKQDTIDPMARLSDREFEVFQLIGQGYDTRLIAESLCLSIKTIETYKSHLKTKLDLKNSTELMQRAVEWSVKHRR; this is encoded by the coding sequence ATGAAAAAACGTATCGTGGTTGTCGATGATCATCCCATTGTCAGGCAGGGCTTTGTTCTGCTCATCAATCAGGAAGCCGATCTCGAAGTGGTAGGACAGGCAGAAGATCCCTCGGCTGCTTTGACGATTATTTCCGCGACCAAGCCTGACCTTGTGTTGGTGGACCTTTCGTTGAAGAACGGGGACGGGCTTGAAATGATCAAGGATTTGTCTCGCCTCTATCCCGAACTGCTGATGCTGGCTGTAAGCCTTCATGATGAAAATGTCTATGCGGAACGAGCTTTACGTGCCGGTGCCAAGGGCTATATCATGAAAAGTGAGGCCACCGACAGCGTGATGATAGCGATTCGACAGGTTTTGTCGGGAGGTTTTTTCCTTAGTGCCAAGATGAATGAAAGGCTACTGACCCGCCTTACCACTGCCGGTAAGCAGGATACGATAGATCCGATGGCCCGTTTAAGCGATAGAGAGTTTGAAGTGTTTCAGCTTATCGGACAAGGCTATGATACCCGGCTCATTGCAGAGTCCCTTTGTCTCAGCATCAAGACGATCGAAACCTATAAGTCTCATCTGAAAACAAAGCTCGATCTGAAAAACTCGACGGAGCTTATGCAGCGGGCCGTTGAATGGAGTGTGAAGCATCGAAGATAA
- a CDS encoding ATP-binding response regulator: MHETEQKAPSILVVEDESIVAMDMERRLRGLGYHVVGRVLTGKDAVQQDDLLHPDIVLMDIHLKGDMDGIEASTYIRSKRDVPIIYITAYSDDKTLERAKATQPYGYILKPFQEREIHSVIEMALYKHHAETELKRAKREAEEGLRARNEFLANMSHEFRTPINSILGMATLAKERSDSSEVGEYLDLLIESGKGLLDMVSSVLDYAKIESDRFKLVMSNLNVSSMVKKIRERFAYQIAQSDVDFSITVAPGVPKLLWCDEEKYYQIILNLVSNALKFTSRGEVSVTISAGEKIDQAGGSLLLKVVDTGVGIAKDQQDHIFRAFTQVDGSATRTFGGTGLGLTIVKQFVDQVGGSIELTSDTGKGTEVVVKLPVRISTGAEHRIGHDEGSTFPDTPINMSDFAEHCRRLLREQAYEQIEHEAYVIKNHFAKLGYGKVVDDLLRVILGTRKRSEKSVLKALILLDEDTGQSAESEV, from the coding sequence ATGCATGAAACAGAACAGAAAGCTCCCTCCATCCTTGTTGTAGAAGATGAAAGCATAGTAGCCATGGATATGGAACGTCGGCTGCGGGGATTGGGCTACCATGTGGTCGGGCGTGTCCTTACCGGAAAAGATGCTGTTCAGCAGGATGATCTGTTGCATCCTGATATTGTGCTTATGGATATTCATCTAAAGGGCGATATGGACGGTATCGAGGCCTCTACATACATTCGAAGCAAACGTGATGTTCCCATTATCTACATCACTGCCTATTCAGATGATAAAACCCTTGAGCGAGCCAAGGCGACCCAACCTTACGGATATATCTTGAAGCCATTTCAGGAACGCGAAATCCATTCGGTTATCGAGATGGCCCTTTACAAACATCATGCCGAGACGGAGTTGAAGCGCGCCAAGCGGGAAGCGGAAGAGGGGCTGCGGGCGAGAAACGAGTTTCTTGCGAATATGAGCCATGAGTTTCGTACTCCGATTAATTCAATACTGGGTATGGCTACGCTTGCCAAGGAACGAAGCGATTCGTCCGAGGTAGGGGAGTATCTTGATCTTTTGATTGAGTCGGGAAAAGGCCTGTTGGATATGGTCAGTTCGGTTCTCGATTATGCAAAGATAGAATCGGACCGATTTAAACTTGTCATGTCGAATCTTAATGTTTCTTCAATGGTGAAGAAGATACGGGAACGGTTTGCCTATCAAATTGCCCAAAGCGATGTTGATTTTTCCATCACCGTCGCGCCGGGGGTTCCGAAACTTCTCTGGTGTGATGAGGAGAAATATTATCAGATCATATTGAATTTGGTTTCAAATGCCTTGAAGTTTACCTCTCGGGGGGAGGTTTCGGTGACAATTTCCGCCGGAGAAAAAATTGATCAGGCAGGCGGTTCTCTTTTGCTTAAGGTGGTGGATACAGGGGTGGGAATTGCCAAAGATCAACAGGACCACATCTTTCGGGCCTTTACCCAGGTAGACGGTTCGGCGACAAGAACCTTCGGCGGAACAGGCCTCGGTCTTACAATCGTAAAGCAATTCGTCGATCAGGTCGGAGGTTCTATCGAGCTTACAAGTGATACGGGAAAGGGCACGGAGGTTGTGGTGAAGCTGCCTGTCAGAATCTCTACCGGAGCGGAACATCGTATTGGCCACGACGAAGGCTCCACATTTCCCGATACGCCCATCAATATGTCTGATTTTGCCGAGCATTGTCGTCGTTTACTACGAGAACAAGCATATGAACAGATAGAACATGAGGCGTATGTGATAAAAAATCATTTTGCCAAGCTTGGTTATGGAAAAGTCGTAGACGATCTATTAAGAGTAATATTAGGGACGCGGAAACGTTCTGAAAAGAGCGTTCTTAAAGCCCTTATCCTTCTTGATGAGGATACGGGACAATCTGCGGAAAGCGAAGTATAA